One Carassius auratus strain Wakin chromosome 44, ASM336829v1, whole genome shotgun sequence genomic window carries:
- the LOC113062026 gene encoding C-type lectin domain family 4 member E-like, producing MSANREEIHTNLIDEPDDDCSSPEVRYSVFQNPDKRSKQFCQDPFKVATACLTAFCLVLLMILLLTNVHRDKARSSDQDSPFSAAVSHMQKSCANVTALTEELQAVKREKSELEKERMQLKKTIAELEATPAPQTTPVPVKNPCPEDWKHFNDSCYYVSEYGRSWSDSQQYCQKVGGHLAIILTAEEQTFIWNLLPRGYWKSYWFGISDEKVEDEWYWVDGTKLVESFWEEGEPNNHGNEDCGYIVKTNVLSRVATKSWYDAPCVMSLPWICEKLQSS from the exons TATTTCAGAACCCAGATAAACGAAGCAAGCAGTTTTGCCAGGATCCTTTCAAGGTGGCCACAGCATGCCTGACTGCCTTCTGCCTCGTCTTACTCATGATCCTGCTGCTCACAAATGTTCACAGGG ATAAGGCACGTTCATCCGATCAGGATTCCCCGTTCAGCGCTGCTGTATCACACATGCAGAAGAGCTGCGCTAACGTAACGGCACTGACTGAAGAACTGCaggctgtgaagagagaaaagaGTGAACTGGAGAAAGAACGGATGCAGTTGAAGAAAACAATCGCCGAGCTTG AGGCAACCCCTGCACCACAAACCACTCCAGTACCAGTGAAGAATCCCTGTCCTGAAGACTGGAAACACTTTAACGACAGCTGTTACTACGTCTCAGAATACGGAAGGAGCTGGTCGGACAGTCAGCAGTACTGCCAAAAAGTAGGAGGACACCTGGCCATCATCCTCACAGCTGAAGAACAG ACATTCATATGGAACCTGCTGCCCCGTGGATACTGGAAATCTTACTGGTTCGGCATAAGTGATGAAAAAGTAGAAGACGAGTGGTACTGGGTGGATGGAACTAAACTGGTAGAAAG TTTCTGGGAAGAAGGTGAGCCCAACAATCACGGTAATGAAGACTGTGGCTACattgtaaaaacaaatgttttaagcCGTGTGGCTACAAAGAGCTGGTATGACGCGCCCTGCGTTATGTCCTTGCCCTGGATCTGTGAGAAGCTGCAGTCCTCTTGA